One segment of Pyrococcus sp. ST04 DNA contains the following:
- a CDS encoding DUF1616 domain-containing protein — protein MRKYWDLIIVIALSLILDLVIFIAPESIIRKALGLIFVLFLPGYVFITALFPERKELDNLERLALSFGLSIAIVPLIGLALNYTPWGIRLKPILVSLTVFNVAFSIIAIYRRANAINPWIPWISIEDLKRELEWEKASKLDKALTVILLISIIVSIGVLIYVVTHPKPGEAFTEFYILGPKGKAADYPTKLFVNETGRVIIGIVNHEHRNVTYYVEIWLVNLTYNFTTNETIIHEMYLMNRFNVTLPSIPVNIEGNWTPQFEMNYTFKIDKPGKWQIWFLLFKDKEPPIPKECLMGANCLSEKWRIIEAINGTIQSLKLNVRVIEI, from the coding sequence ATGAGGAAGTACTGGGATCTAATAATTGTGATTGCCCTTTCATTGATTTTAGACCTGGTAATATTTATAGCTCCTGAGAGCATAATAAGGAAGGCCCTTGGCCTAATTTTTGTCCTTTTTCTTCCTGGTTATGTTTTCATAACTGCTCTCTTCCCTGAGAGGAAAGAGCTGGACAACCTCGAAAGGTTGGCCTTGAGCTTTGGTCTAAGCATAGCTATAGTTCCACTAATAGGTTTGGCCCTAAACTACACTCCCTGGGGAATAAGGCTTAAACCGATCCTTGTGTCGTTAACTGTATTCAATGTAGCCTTCTCCATCATCGCGATTTATAGGAGGGCTAATGCAATTAACCCTTGGATTCCCTGGATAAGCATAGAGGATCTAAAAAGGGAACTCGAATGGGAAAAGGCGAGCAAGCTGGATAAGGCCCTAACGGTGATTTTGCTGATATCAATTATAGTTTCTATTGGAGTTTTAATTTATGTTGTAACACATCCGAAGCCTGGAGAGGCATTTACCGAGTTCTACATTTTAGGGCCGAAAGGGAAAGCTGCAGATTATCCTACAAAACTTTTCGTGAATGAGACGGGGAGGGTTATTATTGGGATAGTTAATCACGAGCATAGGAATGTTACATATTACGTTGAGATATGGCTCGTCAATTTAACTTACAATTTCACTACCAACGAAACCATAATCCATGAGATGTACTTGATGAACAGGTTTAACGTGACACTCCCTTCAATTCCCGTGAATATAGAGGGCAACTGGACGCCTCAATTTGAGATGAACTATACGTTCAAAATAGATAAACCAGGGAAGTGGCAGATTTGGTTCCTCCTATTCAAAGACAAAGAACCTCCAATTCCTAAAGAGTGTTTAATGGGTGCAAATTGTTTAAGTGAGAAATGGAGAATTATAGAAGCTATAAATGGAACTATACAATCGTTAAAGTTAAACGTTAGGGTTATAGAGATTTAG